A genomic window from Quercus lobata isolate SW786 chromosome 10, ValleyOak3.0 Primary Assembly, whole genome shotgun sequence includes:
- the LOC115964097 gene encoding cytochrome P450 71A3-like isoform X2 encodes MSQFLQFLVTNVTSFLLQPSVLTILAFIFILLFKWYSILPNGNTKKNSPPSPPKLPIIGNLHQLGLQPHRSLQTLAQRHGPLMLLHFGSVPVLVVSSADAAQEIMKTRDLNFADRPKSGISEKLLYNYKDVASAPYGEYWRQMKSILVLHLLSNKRVQSFCSVRKEETFLMIDKIKESCSSSSVNLSEIFAKLTNDVVCRVALGKKYGEGEGRKKFKELLGEFAELLGAINVGDYIPSLAWLNRANGFDAKAEKVAKQLDDFLEGVIEEHINCQKKGDHDRGFTFSQENEDQKDFVDILLWIQEENVIGFPVDRDSIKALILDAFAAGTDTTYTVLEWTMTELIRHPEMMKKVQNEVREIAGNKKDITEDDLDKMHYLKAIIKETLRLHPPIPLLVPRKSIQDAKIHGYDIAAGTQVIINVWTIGKDPTLWDEPEEFQPESFLTSSTTIELVMANLVRNFEWTLPDGAIGKDLDMTESTGLTIHRKFPLMAIATPYFG; translated from the exons atgtcACAATTCCTGCAATTTTTAGTTACAAATGTAACATCCTTCTTGCTGCAACCCtctgttttaacaattttagcCTTCATCTTCATACTCCTATTCAAATGGTATTCCATCCTTCCAAACGGTAACACCAAAAAAAActcaccaccatcaccaccaaaGCTACCCATCATTGGAAACCTTCACCAACTTGGCTTGCAGCCTCACCGTTCACTCCAAACCTTAGCTCAGCGCCATGGCCCTCTCATGCTGCTTCACTTTGGCAGCGTACCAGTCCTTGTTGTCTCGTCTGCTGATGCTGCCCAAGAGATCATGAAGACCCGAGACCTCAACTTTGCAGACCGACCCAAATCAGGCATCTCAGAGAAACTATTATACAATTACAAAGATGTGGCTTCAGCCCCCTACGGTGAGTACTGGAGGCAAATGAAAAGCATACTTGTGCTACATCTTTTAAGTAACAAAAGGGTTCAGTCCTTTTGCTCTGTGAGAAAGGAGGAAACTTTCCTGATGATTGACAAAATCAAAGAGTCCTGTTCTTCTTCATCTGTGAATTTGAGTGAAATATTTGCAAAGCTTACTAATGATGTAGTATGTAGGGTCGCCTTGGGAAAAAAGTATGGTGAAGGGGAAGGTAGAAAGAAATTCAAGGAGCTTCTCGGGGAGTTTGCGGAGTTGTTGGGTGCTATCAACGTGGGGGACTATATTCCATCGCTTGCTTGGTTGAACCGTGCCAATGGCTTTGATGCCAAAGCAGAGAAAGTGGCTAAACAATTAGATGATTTTCTAGAAGGAGTAATTGAAGAGCATATAAATTGTCAGAAGAAAGGGGATCATGACCGTGGTTTTACTTTTAGTCAAGAAAATGAAGACCAAAAAGACTTTGTAGACATTTTGCTTTGGATTCAAGAGGAAAACGTGATTGGTTTCCCTGTCGACAGAGATAGTATTAAGGCTTTAatcctg GATGCATTTGCTGCTGGGACTGACACTACATACACGGTTTTAGAATGGACAATGACAGAGCTCATAAGGCACCCTGAGATGATGAAGAAGGTGCAAAATGAAGTGAGAGAGATTGCTGGCAACAAAAAGGACATAACTGAGGATGATTTGGATAAAATGCATTACTTGAAGGCAATAATCAAAGAGACTCTTCGCCTTCATCCACCTATTCCACTATTAGTTCCTCGAAAATCAATTCAAGATGCAAAAATACATGGCTATGATATCGCAGCAGGCACTCAAGTCATTATCAATGTATGGACAATTGGAAAAGACCCTACATTATGGGACGAACCAGAGGAGTTTCAACCAGAAAGTTTCTTAACTTCTTCAA CTACCATTGAGCTTGTTATGGCAAATCTTGTGCGCAACTTTGAATGGACATTGCCTGATGGAGCAATAGGAAAGGATTTGGACATGACTGAATCTACCGGTCTAACCATTCATAGAAAATTTCCTCTTATGGCAATTGCAACTCCATATTTTGGCTAG
- the LOC115964097 gene encoding cytochrome P450 71A3-like isoform X1: MSQFLQFLVTNVTSFLLQPSVLTILAFIFILLFKWYSILPNGNTKKNSPPSPPKLPIIGNLHQLGLQPHRSLQTLAQRHGPLMLLHFGSVPVLVVSSADAAQEIMKTRDLNFADRPKSGISEKLLYNYKDVASAPYGEYWRQMKSILVLHLLSNKRVQSFCSVRKEETFLMIDKIKESCSSSSVNLSEIFAKLTNDVVCRVALGKKYGEGEGRKKFKELLGEFAELLGAINVGDYIPSLAWLNRANGFDAKAEKVAKQLDDFLEGVIEEHINCQKKGDHDRGFTFSQENEDQKDFVDILLWIQEENVIGFPVDRDSIKALILDAFAAGTDTTYTVLEWTMTELIRHPEMMKKVQNEVREIAGNKKDITEDDLDKMHYLKAIIKETLRLHPPIPLLVPRKSIQDAKIHGYDIAAGTQVIINVWTIGKDPTLWDEPEEFQPESFLTSSIDFKGHDFQLIPFGAGRRGCPGISFAITTIELVMANLVRNFEWTLPDGAIGKDLDMTESTGLTIHRKFPLMAIATPYFG; this comes from the exons atgtcACAATTCCTGCAATTTTTAGTTACAAATGTAACATCCTTCTTGCTGCAACCCtctgttttaacaattttagcCTTCATCTTCATACTCCTATTCAAATGGTATTCCATCCTTCCAAACGGTAACACCAAAAAAAActcaccaccatcaccaccaaaGCTACCCATCATTGGAAACCTTCACCAACTTGGCTTGCAGCCTCACCGTTCACTCCAAACCTTAGCTCAGCGCCATGGCCCTCTCATGCTGCTTCACTTTGGCAGCGTACCAGTCCTTGTTGTCTCGTCTGCTGATGCTGCCCAAGAGATCATGAAGACCCGAGACCTCAACTTTGCAGACCGACCCAAATCAGGCATCTCAGAGAAACTATTATACAATTACAAAGATGTGGCTTCAGCCCCCTACGGTGAGTACTGGAGGCAAATGAAAAGCATACTTGTGCTACATCTTTTAAGTAACAAAAGGGTTCAGTCCTTTTGCTCTGTGAGAAAGGAGGAAACTTTCCTGATGATTGACAAAATCAAAGAGTCCTGTTCTTCTTCATCTGTGAATTTGAGTGAAATATTTGCAAAGCTTACTAATGATGTAGTATGTAGGGTCGCCTTGGGAAAAAAGTATGGTGAAGGGGAAGGTAGAAAGAAATTCAAGGAGCTTCTCGGGGAGTTTGCGGAGTTGTTGGGTGCTATCAACGTGGGGGACTATATTCCATCGCTTGCTTGGTTGAACCGTGCCAATGGCTTTGATGCCAAAGCAGAGAAAGTGGCTAAACAATTAGATGATTTTCTAGAAGGAGTAATTGAAGAGCATATAAATTGTCAGAAGAAAGGGGATCATGACCGTGGTTTTACTTTTAGTCAAGAAAATGAAGACCAAAAAGACTTTGTAGACATTTTGCTTTGGATTCAAGAGGAAAACGTGATTGGTTTCCCTGTCGACAGAGATAGTATTAAGGCTTTAatcctg GATGCATTTGCTGCTGGGACTGACACTACATACACGGTTTTAGAATGGACAATGACAGAGCTCATAAGGCACCCTGAGATGATGAAGAAGGTGCAAAATGAAGTGAGAGAGATTGCTGGCAACAAAAAGGACATAACTGAGGATGATTTGGATAAAATGCATTACTTGAAGGCAATAATCAAAGAGACTCTTCGCCTTCATCCACCTATTCCACTATTAGTTCCTCGAAAATCAATTCAAGATGCAAAAATACATGGCTATGATATCGCAGCAGGCACTCAAGTCATTATCAATGTATGGACAATTGGAAAAGACCCTACATTATGGGACGAACCAGAGGAGTTTCAACCAGAAAGTTTCTTAACTTCTTCAATAGATTTTAAAGGACATGACTTCCAATTGATCCCATTTGGAGCGGGAAGGAGGGGATGCCCCGGAATTTCCTTTGCCATAACTACCATTGAGCTTGTTATGGCAAATCTTGTGCGCAACTTTGAATGGACATTGCCTGATGGAGCAATAGGAAAGGATTTGGACATGACTGAATCTACCGGTCTAACCATTCATAGAAAATTTCCTCTTATGGCAATTGCAACTCCATATTTTGGCTAG
- the LOC115963085 gene encoding serine/threonine-protein kinase AFC2 isoform X1 yields MEMERVTEFPHTHMDRRPTKRARLGWDVLPQPSRAQVGMFCGQEVGSLTSFAPSRAPSDLTTNSSLYEKGVARNGSPPRRDDDKDGHYMFELGENLTSRYKIHGKMGEGTFGQVLECWDRERKEMVAIKIVRGIKKYREAAMIEIEMLQQLGKHDKGGNRCVQIRNWFDYRNHICIVFEKLGPSLYDFLRKNNYRSFPIDLVREIGRQLLECVAFMHELRLIHTDLKPENILLVSSDYVKVPDYKDYKNSSRSPKDGSYFKRVPKSSAIKVIDFGSTTYERQEQTYIVSTRHYRAPEVILGLGWSYPCDVWSVGCILVELCTGEALFQTHENLEHLAMMERVLGPLPQHMLKRVDRHAEKYVRRGRLDWPDGATSRESIKAVTKLPRLQNLIMEHVDHSAGDLIHLLQGLLRYDPLDRLKAREALRHPFFSRDHLRR; encoded by the exons ATGGAGATGGAGCGCGTGACAGAGTTTCCCCACACGCACATGGATCGGCGACCCACCAAGAGGGCGCGTTTGGGTTGGGATGTTCTTCCTCAGCCTTCAAGG GCTCAGGTAGGAATGTTTTGTGGACAAGAGGTTGGGAGTCTGACAAGCTTTGCACCTTCAAGAGCACCCTCAGACCTTACCACTAATTCTTCTCTTTATGAAAAGGGAGTGGCTCGAAATGGTTCTCCCCCAAGGCGAGATGATGACAAAGATGGGCATTACATGTTTGAGCTTGGAGAAAATTTAACTTCTCGCT ATAAAATCCACGGCAAAATGGGTGAAGGTACCTTTGGTCAGGTTTTGGAGTGCTGGGatagagaaaggaaagaaatggTTGCCATCAAAATAGTCCGTGGAATCAAGAAGTATCGTGAAGCAGCTATGATAGAAATTGAAATGCTGCAACAACTTGGTAAACATGATAAAGGTGGCAACCG TTGTGTTCAAATACGGAACTGGTTTGACTATCGTAACCATATCTGTATT GTGTTTGAGAAGCTTGGACCAAGTTTATACGATTTTCTACGGAAAAACAATTATCGCTCATTTCCCATTGATCTTGTCCGTGAGATTGGCAGACAACTGTTGGAATGTGTTGCAT TTATGCATGAGTTGCGTTTGATTCATACTGACTTGAAGCCAGAGAATATCCTTTTAGTATCATCAGATTATGTTAAAGTTCCTGATTACAAGGACTATAAG AATTCTTCTCGATCACCAAAGGATGGTTCATACTTTAAAAGAGTGCCAAAGTCAAGTGCCATCAAGGTGATTGATTTTGGTAGTACAACTTATGAACGTCAAGAGCAGACCTATATTGTATCCACACGACATTACCGTGCACCTGAGGTGATTCTAG GACTTGGATGGAGTTATCCCTGTGATGTATGGAGTGTTGGCTGCATCTTGGTGGAATTATGCACG GGTGAGGCGTTGTTTCAAACTCATGAGAATTTGGAGCACCTGGCAATGATGGAGAGGGTGCTTGGCCCATTGCCCCAGCACATGTTGAAGAGAGTAGA CCGACATGCGGAGAAGTATGTCAGGAGAGGTAGATTGGATTGGCCAGATGGTGCTACCTCAAGAGAGAGTATTAAAGCTGTAACTAAGCTCCCTCGTCTTCAG AACCTGATAATGGAGCATGTTGATCATTCAGCTGGGGATCTCATTCATCTATTGCAGGGATTGCTTAGATATGATCCGCTAGATAGGTTGAAAGCTCGGGAAGCCCTTAGACACCCCTTCTTTTCTAGGGATCATCTGAGGAGATGA
- the LOC115963085 gene encoding serine/threonine-protein kinase AFC2 isoform X2, with product MGEGTFGQVLECWDRERKEMVAIKIVRGIKKYREAAMIEIEMLQQLGKHDKGGNRCVQIRNWFDYRNHICIVFEKLGPSLYDFLRKNNYRSFPIDLVREIGRQLLECVAFMHELRLIHTDLKPENILLVSSDYVKVPDYKDYKNSSRSPKDGSYFKRVPKSSAIKVIDFGSTTYERQEQTYIVSTRHYRAPEVILGLGWSYPCDVWSVGCILVELCTGEALFQTHENLEHLAMMERVLGPLPQHMLKRVDRHAEKYVRRGRLDWPDGATSRESIKAVTKLPRLQNLIMEHVDHSAGDLIHLLQGLLRYDPLDRLKAREALRHPFFSRDHLRR from the exons ATGGGTGAAGGTACCTTTGGTCAGGTTTTGGAGTGCTGGGatagagaaaggaaagaaatggTTGCCATCAAAATAGTCCGTGGAATCAAGAAGTATCGTGAAGCAGCTATGATAGAAATTGAAATGCTGCAACAACTTGGTAAACATGATAAAGGTGGCAACCG TTGTGTTCAAATACGGAACTGGTTTGACTATCGTAACCATATCTGTATT GTGTTTGAGAAGCTTGGACCAAGTTTATACGATTTTCTACGGAAAAACAATTATCGCTCATTTCCCATTGATCTTGTCCGTGAGATTGGCAGACAACTGTTGGAATGTGTTGCAT TTATGCATGAGTTGCGTTTGATTCATACTGACTTGAAGCCAGAGAATATCCTTTTAGTATCATCAGATTATGTTAAAGTTCCTGATTACAAGGACTATAAG AATTCTTCTCGATCACCAAAGGATGGTTCATACTTTAAAAGAGTGCCAAAGTCAAGTGCCATCAAGGTGATTGATTTTGGTAGTACAACTTATGAACGTCAAGAGCAGACCTATATTGTATCCACACGACATTACCGTGCACCTGAGGTGATTCTAG GACTTGGATGGAGTTATCCCTGTGATGTATGGAGTGTTGGCTGCATCTTGGTGGAATTATGCACG GGTGAGGCGTTGTTTCAAACTCATGAGAATTTGGAGCACCTGGCAATGATGGAGAGGGTGCTTGGCCCATTGCCCCAGCACATGTTGAAGAGAGTAGA CCGACATGCGGAGAAGTATGTCAGGAGAGGTAGATTGGATTGGCCAGATGGTGCTACCTCAAGAGAGAGTATTAAAGCTGTAACTAAGCTCCCTCGTCTTCAG AACCTGATAATGGAGCATGTTGATCATTCAGCTGGGGATCTCATTCATCTATTGCAGGGATTGCTTAGATATGATCCGCTAGATAGGTTGAAAGCTCGGGAAGCCCTTAGACACCCCTTCTTTTCTAGGGATCATCTGAGGAGATGA
- the LOC115963085 gene encoding serine/threonine-protein kinase AFC2 isoform X3, whose amino-acid sequence MIKVATVMHELRLIHTDLKPENILLVSSDYVKVPDYKDYKNSSRSPKDGSYFKRVPKSSAIKVIDFGSTTYERQEQTYIVSTRHYRAPEVILGLGWSYPCDVWSVGCILVELCTGEALFQTHENLEHLAMMERVLGPLPQHMLKRVDRHAEKYVRRGRLDWPDGATSRESIKAVTKLPRLQNLIMEHVDHSAGDLIHLLQGLLRYDPLDRLKAREALRHPFFSRDHLRR is encoded by the exons ATGATAAAGGTGGCAACCG TTATGCATGAGTTGCGTTTGATTCATACTGACTTGAAGCCAGAGAATATCCTTTTAGTATCATCAGATTATGTTAAAGTTCCTGATTACAAGGACTATAAG AATTCTTCTCGATCACCAAAGGATGGTTCATACTTTAAAAGAGTGCCAAAGTCAAGTGCCATCAAGGTGATTGATTTTGGTAGTACAACTTATGAACGTCAAGAGCAGACCTATATTGTATCCACACGACATTACCGTGCACCTGAGGTGATTCTAG GACTTGGATGGAGTTATCCCTGTGATGTATGGAGTGTTGGCTGCATCTTGGTGGAATTATGCACG GGTGAGGCGTTGTTTCAAACTCATGAGAATTTGGAGCACCTGGCAATGATGGAGAGGGTGCTTGGCCCATTGCCCCAGCACATGTTGAAGAGAGTAGA CCGACATGCGGAGAAGTATGTCAGGAGAGGTAGATTGGATTGGCCAGATGGTGCTACCTCAAGAGAGAGTATTAAAGCTGTAACTAAGCTCCCTCGTCTTCAG AACCTGATAATGGAGCATGTTGATCATTCAGCTGGGGATCTCATTCATCTATTGCAGGGATTGCTTAGATATGATCCGCTAGATAGGTTGAAAGCTCGGGAAGCCCTTAGACACCCCTTCTTTTCTAGGGATCATCTGAGGAGATGA